One genomic window of Streptococcus mitis includes the following:
- the rpoD gene encoding RNA polymerase sigma factor RpoD, with protein MVTKQKEVTTFDVQVAEFIRNHKQKGTATDDEINASLVVPFTLDADGIEDLLQRIQDAGISITDNEGNPSARVLSAEEEPELSDEDLIGSTSAKVNDPVRMYLKEIGVVPLLTNEEEKELALAVEAGDIEAKQRLAEANLRLVVSIAKRYVGRGMQFLDLIQEGNMGLMKAVDKFDYSKGFKFSTYATWWIRQAITRAIADQARTIRIPVHMVETINKLVREQRNLLQELGQDPTPEQIAERMDMTPDKVREILKIAQEPVSLETPIGEEDDSHLGDFIEDEVIENPVDYTTRIVLREQLDEVLDTLTDREENVLRLRFGLDDGKMRTLEDVGKVFNVTRERIRQIEAKALRKLRQPSRSKPLRDFIED; from the coding sequence ATGGTAACAAAACAAAAAGAAGTAACAACATTTGACGTACAAGTAGCAGAATTTATCCGTAATCATAAGCAAAAAGGGACAGCAACAGATGATGAAATCAATGCTAGTCTTGTCGTTCCTTTTACCTTGGACGCTGATGGGATTGAAGATCTCTTGCAACGGATTCAAGATGCAGGAATTTCTATCACAGATAACGAAGGAAATCCAAGTGCGCGTGTTCTTAGTGCTGAAGAAGAACCAGAACTCAGTGACGAGGACTTGATTGGGTCAACTTCGGCTAAGGTTAATGACCCTGTCCGTATGTACTTGAAAGAAATCGGGGTCGTTCCTCTCTTGACCAATGAAGAGGAAAAAGAATTGGCACTAGCAGTTGAAGCTGGCGATATCGAAGCCAAACAACGTCTTGCAGAAGCCAACCTTCGTTTGGTTGTTTCCATTGCCAAGCGTTATGTTGGCCGTGGTATGCAGTTCCTTGACTTGATTCAAGAAGGAAATATGGGCTTGATGAAGGCAGTTGACAAGTTTGACTATTCTAAAGGATTCAAGTTCTCAACTTACGCAACTTGGTGGATTCGTCAAGCAATCACTCGTGCTATTGCGGATCAAGCTCGTACTATTCGTATCCCAGTCCACATGGTTGAAACGATTAACAAGCTTGTTCGTGAACAGCGTAATCTCCTTCAAGAATTGGGACAAGACCCAACGCCAGAACAAATCGCTGAACGTATGGATATGACTCCAGACAAGGTTCGTGAAATCTTGAAGATTGCCCAAGAACCAGTATCTCTTGAAACACCAATCGGTGAAGAGGACGATAGCCACCTTGGAGACTTTATCGAAGATGAAGTGATTGAAAATCCAGTGGATTATACGACTCGTATCGTCTTGCGTGAGCAGTTGGATGAGGTCTTGGATACTCTTACAGACCGTGAAGAAAATGTTTTGCGTCTACGTTTTGGACTAGATGATGGAAAAATGCGTACCCTTGAAGATGTGGGTAAAGTCTTTAACGTAACCCGCGAGCGTATCCGTCAGATTGAAGCCAAGGCTTTGAGAAAACTACGCCAACCAAGTCGTAGCAAACCGCTTCGTGATTTTATTGAAGACTAA
- the dnaG gene encoding DNA primase, with product MVDKQVIEEIKNNANIVEVIGDVISLQKAGRNYLGLCPFHGEKTPSFNVVEDKQFYHCFGCGRSGDVFKFIEEYQGVPFMEAVQILGQRVGIEMEKPLYSEQKPASPHQALYDMHEDAAKFYHAILMTTTMGEEARNYLYQRGLTDEVLKHFRIGLAPPERNYLYQRLSGQYRDEDFLDSGLFYLSDANQFVDTFHNRIMFPLTNDQGKVIAFSGRIWQKTDSQTSKYKNSRSTAIFNKSYELYHMDRAKKSSGKASEIYLMEGFMDVIAAYRSGIENAVASMGTALSREHVEHLKRLTKKLVLVYDGDKAGQAATLKALDEIGDMPVQIVSMPDNLDPDEYLQKNGPEDLAYLLTKTRISPIEFYIHQYKPENSENLQAQIEFIEKIAPLIVQEKSITAQNSYIHILADSLASFDYAQIEQIVNESRQAQRQNRMEGISRPTQITMPVTKQLSAIMRAEAHLLYRMMESPLVLNDYRLREDFSFDTPEFQVLYDLLGQYGNLPPEVLAEQTEEVERAWYQVLAQDLPAEMSPQELSEVEMTRNKALLNQDNMRIKKKVQEASHVGDTDTALEELERLISQKRRME from the coding sequence ATGGTTGACAAACAAGTCATTGAAGAAATCAAAAACAATGCCAACATTGTGGAAGTCATAGGAGATGTGATTTCTTTACAAAAGGCAGGACGGAACTATCTAGGGCTCTGTCCTTTTCATGGTGAAAAAACACCTTCTTTCAACGTTGTAGAAGACAAGCAGTTTTATCACTGTTTTGGTTGTGGTCGCTCAGGTGATGTCTTTAAGTTCATAGAGGAGTACCAAGGGGTTCCCTTTATGGAGGCTGTCCAAATCTTAGGTCAGCGTGTTGGGATAGAGATGGAAAAACCGCTTTATAGTGAACAGAAGCCAGCTTCACCCCACCAAGCTCTTTATGATATGCACGAAGATGCTGCCAAATTTTATCATGCTATTCTCATGACAACGACTATGGGAGAAGAAGCGAGAAATTACCTTTATCAGCGTGGTTTGACAGATGAAGTGCTTAAACATTTTCGGATTGGTTTAGCACCTCCAGAACGAAATTATCTCTATCAACGTTTGTCTGGTCAGTATCGTGATGAGGATTTTCTAGATTCAGGACTGTTTTATCTTTCGGATGCAAATCAATTTGTAGATACCTTTCACAATCGGATTATGTTTCCCCTGACAAATGACCAGGGAAAGGTTATTGCCTTCTCAGGTCGTATCTGGCAGAAAACGGATTCACAAACTTCTAAGTATAAAAATAGCCGATCAACTGCAATTTTTAACAAAAGTTACGAATTATATCATATGGATAGGGCTAAAAAATCTTCTGGAAAAGCCAGTGAGATTTACCTCATGGAAGGATTCATGGATGTCATTGCAGCCTATCGGTCTGGAATCGAAAACGCTGTCGCATCTATGGGAACAGCCTTGAGTCGTGAGCATGTTGAGCATCTGAAAAGGTTAACCAAGAAGTTGGTTCTTGTTTACGATGGCGATAAAGCTGGGCAAGCAGCGACATTGAAAGCGCTGGACGAAATTGGTGATATGCCTGTGCAAATCGTCAGCATGCCTGATAACTTGGATCCAGATGAATATCTACAAAAAAATGGACCAGAAGACTTGGCCTATCTATTAACAAAAACTCGTATTAGTCCGATTGAGTTCTACATTCACCAGTACAAACCTGAAAATAGTGAAAATCTGCAGGCTCAAATTGAGTTTATTGAAAAAATAGCGCCCTTGATTGTTCAAGAAAAGTCCATAACTGCTCAAAACAGCTATATTCATATTTTAGCTGACAGTCTGGCGTCCTTTGATTATGCTCAGATTGAGCAGATTGTGAATGAGAGTCGTCAGGCGCAAAGGCAGAATCGTATGGAAGGAATTTCCAGACCGACGCAAATCACTATGCCTGTCACCAAGCAGTTATCGGCTATTATGAGGGCAGAAGCTCATCTACTTTATCGAATGATGGAATCTCCTCTTGTTTTGAACGATTACCGTTTGCGAGAAGACTTTTCATTTGACACACCTGAATTTCAGGTTCTATATGACTTGCTTGGTCAGTATGGCAATCTTCCTCCCGAAGTTTTAGCAGAACAGACAGAGGAAGTTGAAAGAGCTTGGTACCAAGTCTTAGCTCAGGATTTGCCTGCTGAGATGTCACCGCAGGAACTTAGTGAAGTAGAAATGACTCGAAACAAGGCTCTCTTGAATCAGGACAATATGAGAATCAAAAAGAAGGTGCAGGAAGCTAGCCATGTAGGAGATACCGACACAGCCTTAGAAGAATTGGAACGTTTAATTTCACAAAAGAGAAGAATGGAGTAA